The genomic region TATGATGCCATCCATAAATTTTTAGAGATTTGCGTAGCCACTCGCGAGAATGGAAACCCTGATCTGCAAATTGCAGGTGTTTTGTTCTCGATTGTCGACCCACGAACGGTTGATACAAAGGCCATGATCCAGCTTATCGATGAAGAATATGATGGCTATCGCTTTGATACGGTTATACAGCGGAGAGCTGCTACCAAAAGATTAGCGGTTAATGGATTTTTTGATAATAGTGAATTAGAAAAAGGAATCGGGGAATACCGTGTATTCGTGAAGGAGTTGAAAGAACGTGTCCAATAAACAACAAGATATCTTTAATAAAATTAAAGGGAAAACAGGAGCCAATGCGTTTGTTCAAAAAATGAACGAGGAGAAAGACGCTCCGGAAGAAACGACTTCATTTGAGGAATTCATCAAGAGTCTAAGTGAAGAAGAAGCGGAAATGAAAAAGAAAAAAAGAGTGAACGACACACATGTTAGTCACACTGTTTATATAGACAAAGAATTAAAAGAAGCGATGGATCTACTCGCTGGCATTTCAGAACGTGGTTGGAAAACACGCTTCTTGAATGGGTTAATTCGGAACGGACTAAAACCTTATGCTGAAACTTTGGAGCGGCTAAACGAGGCAAAGAAACAAGAAGAGAAATTGAAACAAAAGCTTCAAAAAGATTTAGAAAAAATCCATAACAGGGATCAATAACCGCTTTAAATCAAGGTTTTTCTTAAACTTATATACCTGTAGGTTGTAGGTATAATAATTAAAAATAATATTGCCTTTTAAGTTGTTTTGATTAAGCGCGTCCTAAAAGGAAAAGCCGTCCTCTCCAAATTCAAGAGGATGGCTTTTTATGTAGCTTTCAAATAAAGTTTGATCAAAATATGCTCTTAACACGATTAATTGAATTATTCTTTTATAAAAAAATTCGATCATTTTTTAATTCTTATAAAAATCAAGTACCATTTATTCTTCCTCTTGCAACAATGGAATCCCCCTTTTCATCCAGATAAGAGGGATTTGGAGTTTTCAATGGATTCAATTATCTATTTATGAACCATTAGTCTTGTCTCTTGAAAACCTACTTTAGTCTGCTATGTTTGCTTCATTATTTTGAACATCATACTCAATATAATTACTTTTCCATATTCTTGTTTCAACAATTAATTGCCGATTGTCTTTCTCAAAAAACAAGCTGCTGCCCTCTTGATTTAAATATACCCAGCCTTCTCTCTGCATTCTTTTTTTTAGTAATGCATACTGATCATCAGTAGATTGTTCTTTCGAAAGATATAGTCCGTTTCCATTAGGGGATTTTTCAAGAAAAACAATAGAGTTATCTGAATTCTCAAGAGCCTGCAAAGCTTCTAGATTCTTGTTTTCACTATCTTTAACGTACAAAATCACTATAAGCAGTATAAGTAATATAAATCCTAATACACCATACAATTTCGATTTTCCGAATTTTATCATTCTTTTGCCTCCAAATTATATCGCTTACAATTCCAATTATATCATGAATGTGAATAGGGAGATGCCTATCAAAATAACTTATTATAAAAAGTTCTCAGGGTTTTACGCTCTTTTCTATTCACAGGCAAATAAAATTAAAGGACATAAGTACAAATTAATAACGTACTCATGTCCTTTAGTTAATTTATTTCGGAAAGAAATTTATGTAACAGTTAATTTTTGGCTTTATCTATCTCATATCCATATATACGATAACCTGCATTAAGCCAAGTTTTCACTGTTGATAATTCCTTTTTATCCTCAGTATGTTGAGTTAGATATTTTTGGTTAGCTGCAGAACCATAGTTTTTTGTAATAATCGCTGTGTGCTCAATGTCGCCATCCTTAGTGTAATCTGCATTTATAGCGTCGCCGGTTTGTAACCATGACGTATACTTCGCTATGCCTGCTCGTCCTTTCCAATGAAGATAAAAGTTATGGGCTCCTCCCCAACTATATGCTGGAACTACGCCATAATTCCAAGACGTAGTACTAGTGTAACTCGGCCCGTATTTCATTTTCATGCCTCCATTGTACAGAGCTTGTGAAACAAAATTCGCACAGTCATTCCAGCAACTTTCCTGTTTCACAGTGCAGCCTTTTTTAGCGGCATAATAGTCATACATCGGATTTCTTCCATCCCACCATTTATACGCATAGTCCCTTGCTTTGATTTTATTATATCCATTGGCGGCTGCTTGTGACGCGTCTTCTGGCTCTTCACCCTCTTCGGTATACGGATCTTCAGCTAATGTTACAGTAGCTGGTGAATCATCTGTCACCGTTGGATCCTCCACAGTATAATCAGCATCTGGAGAAATAGGTAATAACTCATTCAATTCAATTGTCTCTTGTTCAGAGAGTTCACTGTTGTTTTCTAGCTTATCTTCGAATTTACCAATCTTCTTGTTTTTATCGTAGTTTTCATAAACATCCATGAATTTCACGAAATCCACTACTTTAGCCATGTCCTCATCATTAAAACTTTCAAATTGAGTTCCTAAAGACATAACAAATTCTTGGTAAGAGGGATCATCTAGATCAGTTTTAAGATTAATATCATTCTGCTTCATATAGGTATTAATGATTTTGATAGCATCCTTATGCTTTACCAACGCATTACCTTTTTCTTTTATTTTTCCATTCGGAAGCGTTTTGTAAGTGTCAATATCCTCTATCTGAATGACTTTAACTTTATTTTGGTTAGCTTCATTTTCAGCACCCATGACTACACTACCTTGAGCGGATACAAACATTGTAAATACTGCTGCTGCTGTCAAAAACTTTTTCATAATTGATTCCCCCTTTTTTTGAATTAACTGAATATAAAGATAATCTCCCGTTCCTTTCTTTTGATTTCCACTTCTCAATTTTCATAACCACATATTATCTTACATGTTATATTTTAGTGTAACTGTAATATATAGTCAATATTTTTTGGTAAAAATTGTTGTTTTGATTTATGATAAAGATACTAGCAATTGAATAACTTACTTTTCAATAGTGGATGTAGTAATTATTGATAGTCTTAATTACATCTTTACGTAGCTTAACTAATTCTTTAGCGCTGTGTTTCGTTTCCTTGAAAATAATTTTTTCATCATTGATAGTAGAAATTTCTGATTCAACTCCTGTGATATTTGGCTCAACTTCAACCTTAGTTGTTGCCTCCACGTTGAAAGAAATTTGGAACGCCAGTAAAAAAGCAAGCAAAAAAACAGGTTTTTTTAAACATTCTCTCCTGATTCTTTCATTTACCATTTAAACCAAATATATCAACTGAATAAAGATAGTTCAATCAAATATTTTGTTAATTTTCTAAAAAAAGAGAGATTTCACAAAATTTTTACAATTGATTTAAAATCTATGATCATGTACCTTATTTTGTATGCTTGTAAAGTTAGCGAAAACGATAATGATAAAAAAACATCCTTTAAAAATTCACCTTACAATGAATTAGCGCCTTCAAACGGAGAAATAGAATTATAGTCCCTCACTGGAACAGATAAACCTAGTTATAAAGAATACTGGTTCTTCAACATATCATTTTGGAAGTGACTATACTTTAGAAAAAGGAGAATGAATCCTGACCCTATAATTTAATAAGAAAAACCGAAATGCAGATTATTTTGGTACATCTTTTTTCAAAACGGTACGACTTTGTTTCAAACCTACATTTTACGCGCTAAGCTAATATTCGATTAAAAAAGAAATATCCAAGCGCTATGTCTGCTTTTCTTAGCGGGTATACACATACTAGAAGGTTACTCTCTTTTATTCTCTTTATTAGTTTTGGGTTATTCGAGAAATGTTTTCTTATATTCTCTACTCGTTTATCTCGATTTCCGAATTTCTTTCCAGCTAAATAGGTTTCGTCCGGCAAAATGAAAAACACTGCGATCGTTGCATTTGGATTACTTTCAGCTAAATTTAAATACCTCAGCACTTTGTATTCCAGCTCATCTAATGATTCTGATCCAGTGTCAAGCTCAATATGAGCAGTCTTCATTAAAATGGTGTTCTCTTCTTTCTTTTCGGCATGCAAAATCCAATCAGCTACAACGCATGGAACATATTCGCCAGTAGGTTTATTATATGGCTGTGTTTTTTTCTCGACTGCTTGAAAACGGCTTAAACCTGGTATTCGACTAGTATTGTTGGTTAATTTTTTGTATGAAACCCACATTTTGTAGGGGCTCTGGCTCGGAATTAACGATTTTATGATATTTGACATATCTCTTTTATAGAACATTTTTATTCTTCTATAAAAATCTATAACAACCTGCTGAGTCGCAAAATAGTGATACAAATTTTCTTTTTCTAAAAACGTATATATCTTTCTTTTATTATAATCGGTCGGTAATCGTTTCGTTTGAATGAGTAGATCCACTCCAGCTGCGCCAACGGAAATGTACTTAAACCGCTCTCCTTCAAAACCGTCTACGAAGTTTTTTGCGCGCACAATCTTAAATTCTTCTAATTTCCGAATCCGATTTTTGAATGCATATTCTGTAATATCGTAGTCTAAAACGTAATAACAAAATTCATAATACTGAGTTAAAGTAAGTGCTCTTTGATTTTCTAAAAATGAAAGTGCCTCCACTTCTAGCTGTTTCAATTCCAACCGTTTTCTCCCTTTTTTAATTACTGCTTTTTCCATATTCAATCATCCTCTCCTCGAAAAAATTGTTCATAAATTCAATACTGAAATTTCTATTTATAATCGGCTGTCTTTTTAGTTCATTACTGACAGCAGCAGAGAGAAAGTAATCAACTTTATGAGAATAATGAACTTTACAGTTAACAAAACCTCATTACTCAGCAAGCCAGAAAAGTTCATTACAACGAAACTTTCACTTGCTGAATAGACGAAAAAACGACCTTCAGTAAAGAAGATCGTTTCGAATTTTGCTATTGTTTTTTTCATTCTCACATACTTTCTACGATCACTCTCAGAGAAA from Bacillus sp. FJAT-52991 harbors:
- a CDS encoding amidase domain-containing protein, which produces MKKFLTAAAVFTMFVSAQGSVVMGAENEANQNKVKVIQIEDIDTYKTLPNGKIKEKGNALVKHKDAIKIINTYMKQNDINLKTDLDDPSYQEFVMSLGTQFESFNDEDMAKVVDFVKFMDVYENYDKNKKIGKFEDKLENNSELSEQETIELNELLPISPDADYTVEDPTVTDDSPATVTLAEDPYTEEGEEPEDASQAAANGYNKIKARDYAYKWWDGRNPMYDYYAAKKGCTVKQESCWNDCANFVSQALYNGGMKMKYGPSYTSTTSWNYGVVPAYSWGGAHNFYLHWKGRAGIAKYTSWLQTGDAINADYTKDGDIEHTAIITKNYGSAANQKYLTQHTEDKKELSTVKTWLNAGYRIYGYEIDKAKN